The window AAGCACcctcccagtcacccccagcccacccaggaccccctgaAACCTCTCCCTGATCCCTTCCCAACCTCCCCAGGATCCACGGAAACCTCTCCCATTCTTGTCAGAATCCCACAGCCCCCCTTCCAGTCGCCGCGCACcgccccaggacccccaaaccctctccctgtcccttcccagccccaccaggacTCACCCAGACCCCTCCCAGTCTCCTCCCAGCAGAACCAACTTCATCCCAAGCCTCGTTTAGCCATCCCCAATCTCCTTCCATCCCCTCCAGGATCACTCAAATCCCTCCCAATTTCACCCCAGCATCtccaaactccctcccagtgtccaccaggacccccagaatcccaccccaccctccccagcatccttcAAACCACTTCTCAgcccttccactcccccaagcccctctcccagctgaaaccaggctgtctccaactccctcccagttgctcccagcacatcccagtggctctcccagcacccccaattCCTCCCCCGTGccccagtgccagctcagggggtgctccaggctgaCGTGCTCCActtggcagctgcaggtgagcccGCGCCAGGGGGGTGTTTCCAGCAGCACCGGGAGCTGGTAGGTCCAGTCCTTGTTGGGGACCATGTCGGTGGCCaccacagagagctcctgctggccctggaaccacctcagctgggtgtgggcagggtagaaatccatcacggagcagccccggctgggAGCTCGAGGGCACCAGCGAGATGGGCAcgcttggggacactgggaggagagcggggacagactgggatcagctggggggaactgggagagagaggggagggatggggtggccttgggagggattgggaatggactgggaaggactggggtgGCACTCAGAGAGATGGGAGGcaatggggggcactgggagggaggatggaggtctaggagtgaactgggaatggactgggagggactggggcggcactgggaggaactgggaatgAAGTGCGCGGCACTGGGAGGCCGAGTCCAGTGCGGGGCACTCGGCGCTGcgggtctgcctggcaactgatgaGTCATCAGAGAcacgcgctctgattggctgagaggCGGCAGCACCACGCTAGGCTGAGATGGACAgccgggaggcactgggagagactgggatggactgggagagccacgggggtcagtggcagggacacaaggtctcggggatgggcacaaggagggctgagggctctgggccgattccagggaggttttgaggggctccagggtcattgccagggcagggcccgAGGGGACACGCTCTGCCCCGCGCTCACCTCGGCGCTCCGTGAGGAACGGGCTGAGATACTCGTGGTTGTACCGGCACAGCCAGTCCGCCGCAGCCCTTTTTTGCTCCATAACGTCTGGGTCGCTGTTCCAatacctggctgctgtctccccATAGGGGGTGAACCCCAAAAAGTGCCCCACGTCGCAGTCGAACATCGCGTACTGCTCCCGATTGTAGATGAACCTGCTCAGGTACCTCACCTTCTCCGTGCCGTTCATGAAGTGACACTCGGACTTTCCCACGTACTGGAacacccctgtgtgtgcaggacacaggtccgggggtgcccccccagcagccccagagctccgGGATCCATCCCGGATCCCCACTCCGCACCCCCTGTGCCCCaaggccgccatggatccctcCTGCCCGAGCTgccacttcctcttttccacccTTCCACACTTCCCCTTTCACATCCTCTCCCCTCCGACTTTCAGCCTCTCCCCAGATGAGTTTTGGGGGTGCCATttactccttttcctctttcccaacCTTTTAAACACAATTTCCCAAAAGCCCAGCCCCCCTTCCCGCACAGTTTTGGGGTCCTACTCTCcctttttccccactttcccaccctctcccaccccttcctcacctgcccccaatcctcagcccctcccgctCTTCCTTTCggggtcccctcctcctcctgcccctgcaatttcgggctcccaccgccccccttttccccattctcccccctgtcccaccgcctcccgcccccccccccgctctcccgagagctccgcgcccgcagccgggggggctcccagcaccaccagtgccaccagtacggccccagctgccgccactcgccccatggccagcgccgcccagggagcaccagccccagagcggccgcgctgcgctggcagcaccagtccggagcagcgcgggctcagcagcgccgcgcgctctcattggctccgagcacttttgggcaccgattgccgaggctctgccacacaaccgatgactcctcaactcctcgcgctcccattggctgcagcGCGTTTTGGCTGCGTTTGGATTGGCTGAGCGGTTCCGGgacgctgcagccccggctggggcttttccaggcccggggagccttggggcgctgcgcagctgggagctcagctgtgcccagaaatgtgtgcccggctgcgcggggtctcaggggtgcccGTGGCGAGGGGTGACGCTGGCCCCatgccaggcaccccccagagccgctctgtccctgccccccgcagccgcacagggacagaaaatggaaccgagggttcctgcctggggacaaggagcgggagagatcCCTCAGCAAATCCGGCACGGGCACAACAGACCCAGCCCGGTCacagggagggaatttattaccaaccaaatcacaccaggacaaggagaggggaaagaaatctctccaacaccttccccccacccaaccGGGATCACCCAGAACGGGGtcaccggggctctgcccaacgggggctcactggggatcatccaacgtggatcctcccatgggggatggagctggagcagcgcacgaagctcttcctgcactcggggcactcacagggcctctccctggtgtggaagtgctggTGAGTGACGATCTCTGAATtccacctgaagctcttctgacattccaagcactcatagggccgttccccagtgtggatcctgtggtgctTGGTGAGGTCAGAGGTCCCACTGAagctctccccacactccccacactcacagggcctctccccagtgtgggtgTTCTGGTGTTCCACCAggttggagctgcagctgaaaccctgcccacattccaagcacttgtgaggcttctccctgccatgaggcttctccaccagctccgtGTTCCTGCTGGATCTCCGGctgccttcctggctcaggACGGGGAGctctttcctccctgcagctccctgggctgggtttgcagcccctcctcctgcaggatcttcggggcttttcctccttctccatccagccacaccctgGGAATGACAGATCCTGGTTTGGGGGAAAACCAAGGTAGGAGCACCTTGGAGAAgaggctcctcactgcccaagACCACCCCTAGaactcagcaggagtcttgtgtccatggaaatctccactaTATCAAGGTTCAGCCCAAAAAAACTCTCCCAGGACTTCCCgatctctgatctctccacttttggggttccagaggtttcctttccttgggatgATGGGGGTCCAATGGCTCCAGGGGTTCCCCCTTCTCCGGCGTCTAGATTAGGGATGATCCAAGGGCTTTTGGGGGTCCATGGGGTCCCTTCTGCCCTGATGCTCTACTTTGaggtcccaggggtcccaggggtccctcctctccaggctccccccctttccagccagccggggttcccccagctccaggatcacccctctcttctctccccaaTCCAAGGGTCGCAGGGGTTCCCCTTCTCTGctcccccgggggtccccaggaccaatgtcctccccctggtgaccctgggcaatggccacgtggactcccaaagatccccccaaggggctcagctctggggtcctgcaagatccaaacctacacacacacacacacacacagcaaaaaaaaaccacccatccCAGGGTTTATTTGGGCCTCCCAGATGATATTTGGGGTTCAATTCCACaatctgcaagctccaaacacaccccaataaaaaaaaaaaacctctcaggGACCCCCCGACAGATTTGGGATGagctcctcctcccctcccacctgcaggatgagctgggggcaATGGTCCCGGGGCCAAGGGTGCTGCGGccacagggggcactggaacctcctgtttctcctccttttcctgctcctgctcctcctcttcctgctcctccttttcctctctccctcctcctcctccttcctcatcccacctcctgcccagttcctgccttctctatatttagagtggagaaccttgcttgtttttagaacgagaacaaagatcccagatggaacacggcttgctggttttagccagaagtgtcagtgactaaaggtcatgtttgctctgctttggtgccgtccttgttcctcctcagtgttcaggctgggctatggggtgtccttgtttgctgcattttcagagctcctcctggatcctttgggcaacaggctgtgccctgggagggttctttgtgctcctttgtgacacaggagaaccttgCAGGCGGTTtctgtgtgagctgctgctgtgatgtcacaggagcactgccacgtccccgaggtgttcccgttgctgtggcacacggaggcctcagtgtccagagtggctctgggcactgctcgttgccggaggatcctcctgcccgaggcattctcagcagccagcccagccctgacgggtgtccttctgtgcttgcagggctacagtctgcagacgtgtgcagcgcagccaaaatgatccagcacgtggctgctgcagtttgcacgctgtactctgtggtgtatgcggggtattttttaacccacttggcacgtaagtcgaGGTTTTCCCTCGGTGTTGTGGCTgtgggcttgctgtgtgcttgctgttcttcctctgggcctgagctgactttgtaaccaaattgccatgaagacaccattgctttgggagagctcctggcagcagctgcagctggaaaaggggggtgtctgcagccagcggggcgtgcacagcatttgcaatgagctctggggggttctgttccctcaagcggggagtctgtggcagcagagcctggaactgcctgtccagccaagagctgacccagcccagtattttgtgctgttctcttgctgtgtgaagggactgtggctcctggagggacgctgtgaaagcaaaatgctctctcggggttgccttgctctggggcatttcccaccacaggcagttttttttcctgacagcatctggttcatgttccctctcccgttgcagggcacctcatgagtggatcccgtgcagctcctccttcggtgagtgggaaaggaacctttggcatttggaattgtgcagcaagttgTGAGCTCAGCATATGGCAGCCGAGTGCCCacctgggaggctgaaggaaagttcctgtcagtgtccttgcagcagcaaagggatccctgggagttttctccttttctttctgtccacagggcacaaaagcagcaccagcacctcctctggctccctctgcATCCAAAGACgaggccaaagaggaggaaggcagcagtgagcttccGGCTGTTCCGGGGGACGATGGTGAACGTCCCTCAGTGCCgggagatgacagtgaacttcccgctgctctgggagacgaggGCGAACATCCCGCGCTGTGGGAAAACAACAGCGAGGCTCCTGAggtgtgggacaaggacagtggacatctcccAGCATGGGAGGAGGACAGAAGACATCTTgtggcttgggaagaggagggtgaacttctcccagcatgggaagcgGACAGTGAACATCCCCTGGCTTGGAGAGATGATGGCGAACCTGcagcgttttgggaagaggacagagaagctccctgtgcttgggaagaggacactgaacctccctcggctgtgggatcctgggctgaacattctgacagcagcacagccctgcagccagaggggagaggggagtggtgcctgatgcagctgagtacgtctgctctgttcctgtgtgccagagcagggtgctgtgtgtgtgtctcggcatcagctgcacccagtgctgctctgcagctgaatgtgccagggtcatttcttgtccttccccagctgagaccaaggggctgacggccccagggaggggggctgcattctggctctgctgcaaggcggggtctcactctgggagggagcgtcttccacgtggtttctttcagggaacaccgtgagcctggcggagcctgccgagaaatacctggaagtggagcagattggccaagggtaagtgcacggcagttacttctgcacaagcaggcccaggtgttgtgctggtgcaggatcaagtgagaagtcaggagagctccaaacacctccagacactggggcgccatcctgctgtccctcagtcctgatcagaattgatacctgtgctcagaaggcaccgtcaaaggcccctgaggctggcactgTCCTGCCTggagcaaggagcaggacctggaagatcttctTTCCCTGGAactggattgcctaaaagagccactcaccatctggtgactgtcagaaaacagttctcaaggagatttctttcaaatattttgcttcaaaaaatatcctccgGTCAGGATTATCAacctaatggtttagaaacagaaaccagagctgaagtaataagtgctctattctagcacaggtagtagagcccatacattcagtaacagacacagagctgatgcactctgggggaaaatgcatcacctgcctgatggcagggcccttgtggatcctgcaggtcttaggcaggaaatgggaaaggatggaatgcattcttttccagttctttagacacccattgctcacttcaggttttgaactaaagcagtgcagcgtggacatttgggatttgctccagcccaattccttggtgttgggtctcagttttctctggcacaccttgcatggcagagggctggtggctgctgcgctgttgttggaagggtcgatgcccccaggtgtttgtgaacgctgcaggcagcagagatctcctgtctgggctggctttcactgccagggcctaaagcgctgcttctttcttctctgctgttttgtctccagggctttcgGAACCGTTTCgaaaggactcgacagggccactggaggagaggtcagtgtcaacacgcccagcacgtctggcagctctccagggctctcccctctgctgggagctgtggctgcagctttgggggccagcagagctttcctgcacaggctgctcctctgcaggcagagccgtgtcagcctgcagagcacagctgggacagacttggtccttctgaagtgcccaaaggaatgcaaggagggcaatggatgtgtgtgtttgctttgttgtgcaaccccaaccagagcagttgcatctgaaatcatgacccaatcccatagaactgctaaagggttcccggctgttttgctctgtttgcacagaaccagaattacctcctgcttgcaaaatgtgtttgaacattaatgagagtgttgaggccatttgagaagactgtaggtgcagagaatgtggttagagcttggaggctgacagctgaggggccatttctgcagagcttgcaaggccaaatgtctctggccatgtgtcctgtaagcagccctcagcgagcagagcaatgggctgtgggaatggcacttgctgagctctggtgtcccatcccaaggcagttgggcacagcccggctccgtcgccccaaaaagactcgctccgtgtttgctgcggcctcctgccacagactcctccagttaaaggtctgcaatgtcccttcaggtggccataaagaaaatgagtctgagagggcagaacagggaacgagctgtgaatgagctcctgctcctgcaggacaagaagaaccccaacattgtcagctctttggacaggtgagtgcttcaggccttatcccgtgcccgggccctgccttaacctttcctggcatccgtagtctgtaccctgatttgaaaatgcctgacccaaatgtatcttcccaaaacaacagcctggcagttcgctccctccgtgtgcttttgtagctttggtttggttttcccttcaagctgaccctgttttctgtgtcttacaacaagtgctggtaaaccacagcagaaattatttcccttggcttcttcttcccagccctttctcattgctgcagatgccaggaagaccaggttcttgttcccagaaatgcctcgtttgcccatttgtcactggccttgcctgtttctgaagggactttctgaaaggttttctgaccccttttgtcccaagtgctgcccggcctcctcccctggataaccctgggagctgtgttgccttgttctgcagggaagggtggaactgatgagttcagaagctgaaccagctgggggccagtgttgtggttccacattgatctgggcctttgctaaactgcatttttcacctgcttgccatctcaggcctctcctttctcacaggggtctcctcctttaggctgtgcagatcccaagggctgtgcagcctggcaggaatgtctctccatcggattctgtcctcattgacaagtgacctggcaacaaaactccactccaggcttttccatgggggaattgagcactgcacattggtctccatgccactgctttcctcttccagcttccttgttgatggagatctctggctggtgatggaatacatggatggaggaactttgcaggacgttgtcagacagacacgcatggctgaaggagagatggcagctgtcagtcgggaggtgagggatcctgcctgtgactgccctggcttggacacgatggtccttcccaagagggcgtgagagcaggagtggctccaggctcagggctttgtttctctgttgtttttatgagctggagaagaaagagcccctgcagtgaacggcctgccagcagcactgcacttctccTCTGTTCTTGCTCTCTTTCttgctgttgtggcactctctgtctgttttggatttgatgtgctgttctcagctttgccttgaaccgtttgcctggagcttgtctgcactgcactcctggcctgtcacagcaaagtcgctgctggcagaattctaaactgtcctttcttgtgtgatatattccggccattggtttttaccctcgtgtttcttgttctctctcagtgtctgcagggcctgcatttcctccattcgaaccgggtgatccacagagatctgaagagctccaacatccttctgggaatggacggctctgtcaagctgggtgggtgttcctggccaggcacggcgctcccgCTCCCagcggctgtggggctgcttcccagtgacggccagagccccacaagggctgctgggggcactgcccggcccctgctgccagctgagagcggctgcccctgcagagagctcaggagaggagcaggctgtcaggggtgccgttgctctggg of the Anomalospiza imberbis isolate Cuckoo-Finch-1a 21T00152 chromosome 36, ASM3175350v1, whole genome shotgun sequence genome contains:
- the LOC137464090 gene encoding LOW QUALITY PROTEIN: class II histocompatibility antigen, B-L beta chain-like (The sequence of the model RefSeq protein was modified relative to this genomic sequence to represent the inferred CDS: inserted 2 bases in 1 codon), which gives rise to MGRVAAAGAVLVALVVLGAPPAAGAELSGVFQYVGKSECHFMNGTEKVRYLSRFIYNREQYAMFDCDVGHFLGFTPYGETAARYWNSDPDVMEQKRAAADWLCRYNHEYLSPFLTERRVSPSVPISLVPSSSQPGXCSVMDFYPAHTQLRWFQGQQELSVVATDMVPNKDWTYQLPVLLETPPWRGLTCSCQVEHVSLEHPLSWHWEMPLDAAHSKMLTGIRDSKLGFIFLALGLGFYLGKKLLSRQRLQPFPMASGSARTPRSPTCSQCSQ